A region of Mammaliicoccus sp. Dog046 DNA encodes the following proteins:
- the lepB gene encoding signal peptidase I, with product MVKNILEWIASIGVALVAAWVITTFVGTKYQVHGESMHPTFENGDNLVVSKISKSLDTINRGDVIILHGNEKKDYIKRLIGVPGDTVEYKNDQLYINGKKVDEPYLNYNKEHKFSEYLTENFDVSDTRNSGGNKVIPKDKYLVLGDNRMNSNDSRLELGLITKDQIVGKAKMRVLPMKNMKYDFYSDSFDKVN from the coding sequence ATGGTTAAAAATATTTTGGAATGGATTGCTTCTATTGGTGTTGCGCTTGTTGCGGCATGGGTAATCACGACATTTGTAGGAACTAAATATCAAGTACATGGAGAGTCTATGCATCCAACTTTTGAAAATGGCGATAATCTTGTGGTAAGTAAAATTTCTAAATCACTTGATACTATTAATAGAGGCGATGTGATTATTTTACATGGTAATGAGAAAAAAGATTATATTAAAAGATTAATAGGTGTTCCTGGCGACACAGTTGAATATAAGAATGATCAACTTTATATAAATGGTAAGAAAGTTGATGAACCATATTTAAATTATAATAAGGAACATAAATTCTCAGAGTATCTAACAGAGAATTTTGATGTTTCAGATACGAGAAATTCAGGCGGCAATAAAGTAATTCCTAAAGACAAGTATCTTGTGTTAGGTGATAATCGTATGAACAGTAATGACAGTCGTCTTGAACTTGGTTTAATTACGAAAGATCAAATTGTTGGAAAAGCTAAAATGAGAGTTCTACCAATGAAGAATATGAAATATGATTTTTATTCAGATTCTTTTGATAAAGTGAATTAA
- a CDS encoding DUF3923 family protein — protein MRVSWILWWILTVIELGAFIAFALFLWFREVDAAGAVQTTEIKWMSIGIMSTLFILPFLTQIAWLIINLTYSKKLNHQQKHPSH, from the coding sequence ATGAGGGTTTCATGGATTTTATGGTGGATATTAACTGTTATCGAACTTGGTGCATTTATCGCTTTTGCTTTATTCTTATGGTTTAGAGAAGTTGATGCTGCTGGCGCTGTTCAAACGACAGAAATAAAATGGATGTCTATTGGTATTATGTCTACATTATTTATCTTACCTTTTTTAACTCAAATTGCTTGGTTAATTATTAATCTTACATATTCGAAAAAATTAAATCATCAACAAAAACACCCTTCTCATTAA